ATTAaacaaatgaggaaaaatccaaacttttaggacaccaattttctttgtgaatgaataatgtatcgtaaataaataaatgctcttcattaaaatacagggtgcataagTATTCATACCCCTATATGTTAAAACTATGttgaattcccatagaggcaggcaggttCTTAtgtttaaaggccagttatttcatggatccagggtactatacatcctgataaagttcccttggcctttgaaattaaaataaccccacatcatcacatatcctttaccatatctcacgattggcatggggtactttccataagatcatctctcaatgcaaatcaaaccagctattaggctaactgaaataaatccATCCCAATCTCTAGGTGTGTTGAATTTTTGGTgaactttagcatggggctgaAGACTTTTCATAGGCACTGTAACACTGGACATGCAGCTAGCACAAATACAACCTAGTCACCTTatgcaaataaaataaatagaaacAAAATCTTGTTTTCTTCTTATGTTGCAACAGATGAATACAATGTTTACGTAAGGCCTCATGTGAGGCCAGATGTGATTAAGGGGATTACATAATCCTCCCTCCCAAACCCACTGCCCCCCTTCCAGACCCACGGAAGCGTCACAACAAAGCCCAGACACAGGGCTCGCCACTGCCCCCACAGAGGAGGGCAACTCGCCCGGAGTCACCCCATCCACCCGCTCGCTGTCCATCATCAGCAGACCCGTCCGTCATTCGTCAGTCACTCGGTCACTCAGAGTCAGTATCAGCGGCAGATACTCAGCAGCTTTGTTTTGGTCAAAGAAGTCCTTCTTGTGGAATTTAGATTCTTCGGTGTCGTCGTTTTGGGGACATCATCATGCTTCGAACAATGTTTCAGCATGCAAAGAAGCACCCTGGGGTAAGTTATCTTTGTAtgatttgttataaaaaacATACTTGGTTGTCATTTTTCTGAGCTTTATGACTTCCACCTAATATTTTTGCCCATATAATTCATTATGCAATCAGAGCATGACATATTTCTCAAAGGTGGAACAGAAATCATGAAAGCTGAAAAATGTATATTGCTGGACAGTTGGCAGTAGTTATCTATATGAAGAATGATTAGGAATATAGCAAGCTACTTAAATATCCAGTGTACAGAGTCTCGTGTTGGCATGTGGCTAAGTGGCATGGATGTTAATCAAATGGATTATGAGTCATCATTACTCAGATTAGAGCACAGAGGTATGAAGTGTGTTCATCTAAATCATGGCTCACAGCATGCAGAGATAGTCTGGTCATTTTGCATCCAAATTAGCATTTAGCAATGAATTAGcatttctatttcatatattttatgTGTTCATTTTCTattctaaaatatatttttgcctGTATTTGCTAGGTCCGAGAGTATGTACTAAATGCCAGCACGTCCTTGTGTTGTACAGAAAACAATCGGCACATTAGGCTTCAGAGAATCAATCTGCAGATGACCCAGTTTCCTGTGGCAAACTTGGCTTGGCTAGGCACCAACCACAAATCAGTGCAACAGTATTAGGCTATCAAGAACTTGAAGTGGGAGAGTTTTGCTGCCCTTGAAGCCCAGAGTTAGCTAGATGGAACTTATGAAGTCAACAGTGACCTTGTTGGCTGTTCCGACAACTAAGAACTTGTGGAACATTGATATCTGGACAGTTTCCTGGACACAGCTTAATAAACCAAATGTATTTTTCAGCGCGGGATCACTTACTTAGATATTTAATGGATATTTGATGGATGCAATACACATAGAGAACTGCAGAGCAAATATCCAGTGTGATGCATCACTGCATTTGTACAGATCATTTCCAATGTCTGTCCATCTTAAAGGGcctttactgtatgtgttggtCATCAGAATGGCCCTGAGTCAGGTCACTGGCAAACCAAATATTTCTAGACTCAGCATTCCATAACTTTCTGTCATTAAACTGAAGTtaataaactcacacacagatgttcACAGGTGTTTGTTGATTAGGTGAAAAGCGTTCTGGGAAGATAAACTGTAGATTGCTTTCGCACATCTAAGCTCAGGTgggaaacacttttttttttaatataaaaaGGAGCCCTTAATTGCCCACATAACTTTCTTTGCAGATGTGCTGTTTGCTGAGTGTAATTACCTGGTAATGCCGAACGGAACTCGTGTTTGATTTATACCTTagtactttatttatttatttttaaaaaactgaATGTGAATGGGCCTTCACAATGCCACTTATGCAACGATTGATTGCCATGTTGGATAATGTATGACGGTGGCTAAGTAAGACCTCTAAAGCTTCAGTGCAGGCTGCCGCTGGCCGGAGAGAGTGCTGCCACCCCCTGGCAGGTGCTCTGACACATGCAGTATATAGTCACCCTATAATTCACTGTTTCATTAAGGGTGTTGAAATCTCTTTTTCATGGGAGTCACACATTGCACCCTATTTGTTTAATTTTTTCCATCGAAATGAAAACTTTGTTTAATCAGATTCTGCAGATTTAACCTCTGTGATGCCAAATATATAAGATTTTagaaacagaacagagagaggacaGCGTTAGTGTCTATCGGTCTGCCATGTCATATCtattcatttctttcttttgttacaCAGccacaaaaaaatcagtctggctttcctttttaatgtgtctgtgtgtctgtgtgtgtgtgtgtgtgtgtgtgtgtgtgcttgaatcGACGCGTCACATTTTCTTTCTTAATGTGCATTTCTATTCTAATCCCTGTCATGCTTCCCTTCCACCACAACCTTCCCCGGAAGTGAGCCTCTGATCCTGTCACACAGCATGACAGGCTGGGGGTGTGAgaggtgtgaggggggggggcaagggaaAGTGTGTCTGGgcgctgcgtgtgtgtgtgtgtgtgtgtgtgtggtgggatgtGGGTATATGAGgatggcacgcacacacagcctgaGATCTCTCTCTTCTACGGTGTCCTTGCCCGCTCAACCCTGCCTGACAGCGAACTGCCTTACCGAGCCTGCGCCTCATACATATTAAACAGCAGCGAGAGGGGGAAGAATAACAACCTtcgtctgtgtgtatttgtttatgcatatgcacagacacactgacaaacacatacacacacatattaatatatatatcatatatagccttTGTGCTTGCCAACCTTGGCTTAGATGTGCATCACACAGATCCCCAGCCGAATAGAAAGCTGACCACATGGATGCATGCAGGCGGCGGCTATGCATCATATCGTCCACTGACTGCACACAGACGGTTCTAATGTTCTAATGTATATGTTCCACTGACTGCACACAGACGGTTCTAATGTATATGTTGCACTGACTGCACACAGACGGTTCTAATGTATATGTTGCACTGACTGCACACAGACGGTTCTAATGTATATGTTCTACTGACTGCACACAGATGGTTCTAATGTATATGTTCTACTGACTGCACACAGATGGTTCTAATGTATATGTTCTACTGACTGCACACAGATGGTTCTAATGTATATGTTGCACTGACTGCACAAAGACTGTTCTAATGTATATGTTCTACTGACTGCACACAGACGGTTCTAATGTATATGTTCCGTCTCCAGCTCATACCCCAGTTCTGCTTCCTCATACTTGGCATGGGCGGAGCCAGCCTCTATCTCGTCCGCCTGGCCAAGGGACCGCACGTCACGTAAGCGCCACGCTAAactgccccacccccacccccacccccaccccaaccccacacCACACTCATAATAAAGCATCTTAGCTAATGAATACTTGAAAATCAAATCAAGGGAATGAGGGTGAGAATTTGTTTGGCCAATGAATGACTGAGTATCATCATTTGCATGCCAAGACGTTTGGGATGAAAAACTAGGCTTGTATATGATGGTACTGTAATGTAGGTTCAAACTCCTGTGCTGGCGTGGGTTTGGAGTCATAGGAGGCCTTAGGTCGAGCCGTTGCCTGcttgtgtttatatttgtgtcATGGTGCTGCATGACCTGTAGATCTCAACCCCTCCACGAGAACCCATTCCATTTCATGCATTACAGGGTGCCAACTAAAAGAAGGATTCAAGGAGTCAAAAGACTTTAATGTCATGCAGTTCCTGCAATGACATTCTTACTTTTCTGTTGCTGTTCTGATAAGTCCATTTAAGgtgaacagttttaaaaagaAGTGTCATCTGCTTCTATAACCACTCTTctaccacccctctctcctcttcctctacccctctctcctcttcctccacccctctctcctcttcctccaccacccctctctcctcttcctccacccctctctcctcttcctccacccctctctcctcttcctctccctgccTCCCCACATGCTCACGAGCAGTTGGAACAAGACGAGCAACCCAGAGCCCTGGAACAAGCTCGACCCAACCTATCAGTACAAGGTGAGCTGCGTGTCAGACCTGGGCTTACCTCTGCTCCTACCTGACTGACACTAGGCTGACAGGTCTGCAGTCTTGATTCACCCTCtcctcactcacatacacacacactcactcacgtacacacacacacacactcacatacactaactcactcactcacgtacacacacacacacacacacacactaaagtgcATCTTTATTAACTCACTGAaatcaagctgtgtgtgtgtgtggtctctcaAATTGCCTCTGTTGGTAAGTATTTCCAGGCATGTCCGTTTGACAGAATAATTCATCATTCGGCAGACGAACATTTTGTTCTGGCTGGCGGCTGTTTTCAGGGAGACGAGGGGCTCCGATGAAGAGCAACACACCTTCTGACAGCTGATGAAAATATTAACAAACGGAGACTAACGGAataaggaaggagggagggagagagagagaaagagagagggagagagagaagcagagatgaTGATGAGCTGCGGTAAAGCGCCACCCTTCTCCTCACACCGCGCTGTGCCACCCGCCACTCCGTACCGCTCCGctccacgccacgccacgccacgggTCCATTCCGCTCACAGGGAGAGCTGGGCCGGCTGCCAGGCGGAGCTGGGCCGGGTGGCAGACGGAGGCCTGTGCCTGCGTAACAAAAGTCACGGCCGACAAAAGGTCACAACACGGCATGTTTAATTCTCAACAGCAGGCAAAGGTCACGCATCGGAATTCCACAGCAGTctcaacaataataataatgaagatgtggaaagggagtgagagagagggaggtagtgctgctgtgtgtgtgtgtgtgtgtgtgtgccaaaccAATCAAGGTAGAATATGGAGGAGGAAAATAATCAGCGCAGACGGAGAGCGTGTCTTCTGTCACGGCAGGGGACGCCACTGCCGTCTGtaaacatatgcaaacacacaccgcTGATCAGCTTCAGCAGCAGACACTACTGGCCATCTCCACACGTCGCTCACaaaactagtgtgtgtgtgtgtgtgtgtgtgtttgtggcatcATGTATGCgcatgagtgtgcgtgtgtttgtgtgtctgcaagACACTGCTTTTTGGGGTAGCAAAACAGTGggttgtgtgtctttgtgtttgctttcctggatgtgcacacacacacacacacacacacacacaggtacgcacacatatatacacacacacacacacacagatgaagttaatttaagcaaagcatatttaaatgtattcTCTTCGCCCCCTCTCAGTTGGTGGCTGTCACCACTGACTACAAGAGTCTGAAGAAGGAAGGGCCTGACTTTTAAAGGTCCTCGCTGGGCTCCTGCGGCACGGACTCTGGCAGTGTCCCCTGTCACCATGACGACAGCCAGCAGCAGTCCTCACGCCGCTCCCTGATGATCCGGTCACCCAACGCCTTTCGGGGCCAGCGCCACCAacggaagaaaaagaaaaaaaaacacgaaaaacagaaggaaggaaaaaatgtaacaaaattaaaaataatttaaaaataaactatTTATAGGCTACCATACGAATGCAAAGCCATTAAAGATCACTGCTGTAAAGcgttttgcctgtgtgtgtgtgttcatcagaAAAGGGGTGAAAAATGCACCTTATATATGAATATGATTCAGCAACAGCGTTCTCCAAAGcaatgaaagagaaaagaggggggggCAACTGGGGCACCTCCGACTCTTCATGAACACAGGAGTGTGGCGGGGGGGGCAACTGGGGCACCTCCGACTCTTCATGAACAcaggagtgtgtgggggggggggggggcaactccGACTCTTCATGAACACAGGAGTGTACGGGGTGCACTGCACGCTCAGAGGTGAAGTTCCAGCCAGCAATTAAAATGAGCCCTGAA
Above is a genomic segment from Alosa sapidissima isolate fAloSap1 chromosome 4, fAloSap1.pri, whole genome shotgun sequence containing:
- the LOC121706825 gene encoding NADH dehydrogenase [ubiquinone] 1 alpha subcomplex subunit 4-like 2, translated to MLRTMFQHAKKHPGLIPQFCFLILGMGGASLYLVRLAKGPHVTWNKTSNPEPWNKLDPTYQYKLVAVTTDYKSLKKEGPDF